One window from the genome of Myxococcales bacterium encodes:
- a CDS encoding bifunctional (p)ppGpp synthetase/guanosine-3',5'-bis(diphosphate) 3'-pyrophosphohydrolase: MQTIQALIDKVAAYYPGVDRELLARVYEFAVKSHHGQTRKSGEAYVTHPLSVAFLIADLGLDVASICAGLLHDAVEDTPATLEQLTELFGKEIAFLVDGVTKLGKLPYSTREEQQAENFRKMLLAMARDIRVILVKLCDRLDNMRSLEHLDSQKQERIAAETMQIYAPLSNRLGIQWVKVELEDYAFRYLYPGEFEKLNADVAKTSEERQAHIVEVEQLIAAEMSANGVKCEVSGRAKHLWSTWQKMKRTGRPYSEIHDSVGFRIITDDINHCYQALGVAHQAWTPIPGRFKDYIALPKPNLYQSLHTAVIAPSGERVEIQIRTRDMHEAAEAGIAAHWKYKEGKPNITADDQKFAWLRQMMETHTELRDPTEFLESVKLDLFGDEVFVFTPNGDVKSLPKGACPIDFAYAIHSNIGDRCSGARVNGMIVPLRYQLRNGDTVEIITSPTQRPNKDWLKIVKTAKARTKVRYLLRQEQRDRALSLGEDLLEKALRKEDASIGKLTRSGELEELAKTNFRCADINELILQVGYGKVTPAGVVEAWKARGDHGARATVVAQRGEAMVQNLIRKVTRRQNNSGVLVAGSSDILVRFAKCCTPLPGDQIVGFITRGRGVTVHRRECDQALDIDPERRVEVDWDGTSSVQHEIGIQVLCADKPGLLANISQCFTDQSVNISQAHCRTMEDGRAVNTFNASVKDLEQLKAVIRALSRIKGVYSVDRVASNE, translated from the coding sequence ATGCAAACGATTCAGGCGCTGATCGACAAGGTGGCCGCGTACTATCCCGGCGTCGACCGGGAGTTGCTCGCCCGCGTCTACGAATTTGCCGTTAAATCGCACCACGGGCAGACGCGCAAATCCGGCGAGGCGTACGTCACGCACCCGCTGTCGGTCGCCTTTCTCATCGCCGACCTCGGGCTTGACGTCGCGTCGATCTGCGCCGGCCTTTTGCACGATGCCGTCGAGGACACGCCCGCAACGCTTGAGCAGCTGACCGAGCTCTTCGGCAAGGAAATCGCCTTTCTGGTCGACGGGGTTACCAAGCTTGGCAAGCTGCCGTATTCAACACGCGAGGAGCAGCAGGCCGAGAACTTTCGCAAGATGTTGCTCGCCATGGCGCGCGACATCCGCGTGATCTTGGTGAAGCTATGTGATCGCCTCGACAACATGCGCTCGCTCGAGCATCTCGATTCACAGAAGCAAGAGCGCATCGCGGCGGAGACCATGCAGATCTATGCGCCGCTCTCCAATCGCCTCGGCATCCAATGGGTGAAGGTCGAGCTTGAAGACTATGCCTTTCGCTACCTGTATCCCGGCGAGTTCGAGAAGCTAAACGCCGACGTGGCCAAGACCAGCGAGGAACGCCAGGCCCACATTGTCGAAGTCGAACAACTGATCGCCGCGGAGATGAGCGCCAATGGCGTCAAGTGCGAGGTGAGCGGCCGCGCCAAGCATTTGTGGTCGACCTGGCAAAAGATGAAGCGCACCGGCCGCCCCTACAGCGAGATTCACGACTCGGTCGGCTTTCGTATCATCACGGATGACATCAACCATTGCTATCAGGCGCTCGGCGTCGCGCATCAGGCGTGGACGCCGATTCCTGGGCGGTTTAAGGACTACATCGCGCTGCCCAAGCCCAATCTCTACCAATCGCTGCACACCGCGGTGATCGCGCCCAGCGGCGAGCGCGTCGAGATCCAGATTCGCACCCGCGACATGCACGAGGCGGCCGAGGCCGGCATCGCGGCGCACTGGAAATATAAAGAGGGCAAGCCCAACATCACCGCCGATGACCAAAAGTTCGCGTGGCTGCGCCAGATGATGGAGACCCACACCGAGCTGCGCGACCCGACCGAATTTCTCGAGTCGGTGAAGCTCGACTTATTTGGCGACGAGGTCTTCGTGTTTACGCCTAATGGCGATGTCAAGTCGTTGCCCAAGGGGGCATGCCCCATCGATTTTGCCTACGCCATTCACTCCAACATCGGCGATCGCTGCTCCGGCGCCCGCGTAAATGGCATGATCGTTCCCTTGCGCTATCAGCTGCGCAACGGCGACACCGTCGAGATCATTACCAGCCCCACCCAGCGCCCGAACAAGGACTGGCTCAAGATCGTCAAGACCGCCAAGGCGCGAACCAAGGTGAGGTATCTGCTCCGCCAAGAGCAGCGAGATCGCGCGCTGTCGCTGGGCGAGGACTTGCTGGAAAAGGCGCTGCGCAAGGAAGACGCCTCGATTGGCAAGCTGACGCGCTCTGGCGAACTCGAAGAGCTTGCCAAGACCAACTTCCGATGCGCCGACATCAACGAGCTCATCTTGCAGGTCGGCTACGGCAAGGTAACGCCCGCAGGCGTGGTCGAGGCCTGGAAGGCCCGCGGCGACCACGGCGCGCGTGCCACGGTGGTGGCCCAGCGCGGTGAGGCGATGGTGCAAAACCTCATCCGCAAGGTGACGCGCCGGCAAAACAACAGCGGCGTCTTGGTCGCGGGTTCGAGCGACATCCTGGTCCGTTTTGCCAAATGCTGCACGCCGCTGCCTGGCGATCAGATCGTCGGCTTCATCACGCGGGGACGCGGCGTTACGGTGCACCGACGCGAATGTGACCAGGCGCTCGATATCGATCCCGAGCGGCGCGTCGAGGTCGATTGGGATGGCACGTCATCGGTGCAGCACGAAATTGGGATCCAAGTGCTATGCGCCGACAAGCCGGGCTTGCTGGCAAATATTTCGCAGTGCTTTACCGATCAAAGCGTGAATATTAGCCAGGCGCACTGTCGCACCATGGAGGATGGCCGCGCGGTCAATACATTTAACGCGAGCGTCAAAGACCTCGAGCAGCTCAAGGCCGTCATTCGCGCGCTTTCGCGCATCAAGGGCGTTTATTCCGTTGATCGCGTGGCGTCGAACGAATAA
- the gmk gene encoding guanylate kinase, with the protein MRGKLVIVSSPSGAGKTTLTRRLLAEFDTIDFSVSYTTRPQRPGEVNGIDYHFVETAVFEQMAQHGEFAEHALVHGNRYGTARAPIEAALTRGRDVIFDVDWQGGASLSAQWPQESVKIFILPPSLAALAERLHRRATDSQEVITRRLHKALEELGHFREYSHLIVNDDLERAYGLLKAVYVTARYGAPPATDDGLAAGANPSRHEHCSVPLAVRRQLAAVVLQNPAQAATDHALGLLAAGASW; encoded by the coding sequence ATGCGCGGCAAGCTCGTGATCGTATCGTCACCGTCCGGTGCCGGCAAAACCACGCTTACCCGGCGCTTGCTCGCCGAATTCGATACCATCGATTTTTCCGTGTCGTACACCACCCGCCCGCAGCGCCCCGGCGAGGTCAACGGCATCGACTATCATTTTGTCGAGACCGCCGTATTTGAACAAATGGCCCAGCACGGTGAGTTTGCCGAGCACGCCTTGGTCCACGGCAATCGTTATGGCACCGCGCGCGCGCCGATCGAGGCCGCGCTGACGCGTGGTCGCGATGTCATCTTTGACGTCGACTGGCAAGGCGGCGCCTCGCTATCGGCGCAGTGGCCACAAGAATCGGTCAAGATCTTCATCTTGCCGCCCAGCCTGGCGGCCCTGGCCGAGCGGCTGCATCGCCGCGCCACCGATAGCCAAGAGGTCATCACCCGCCGCCTGCACAAGGCGCTCGAAGAGCTTGGCCATTTTCGCGAGTACAGTCATCTGATCGTCAATGACGACTTGGAGCGCGCTTACGGCTTGCTCAAGGCGGTCTATGTCACCGCGCGCTATGGCGCCCCACCCGCAACCGATGATGGCCTCGCCGCGGGCGCCAATCCGTCGCGCCACGAGCATTGCAGCGTGCCCTTGGCGGTGCGCCGGCAGCTCGCGGCCGTCGTTTTGCAAAATCCCGCGCAGGCTGCCACCGACCACGCGCTAGGCCTGCTCGCCGCGGGCGCTTCATGGTAA
- a CDS encoding RluA family pseudouridine synthase, whose protein sequence is MNTPVDVDEEEDGGELLTVVVDDAGAGQRLDAVIAATTVLSRVAAQRLIEEGRVELDGMVVTKQATKPKLGQAILIQVPAAAPTEILAEALPLTILFEDEHLIVIDKAAGMVVHPAPGHISGTLVNALLHHCHDLSGIGGELRPGIVHRLDKDTSGVMVASKHDAVHIALSELFAHKNLTREYLALCAPAPKLARGRIETLYGRHHGDRKRFTSKVKVGKTAVTNYEVEARYPIGAAQVRCKLDTGRTHQIRVHLTEFGSPLLGDPVYGNQPKHPGLRAIGQALGRQALHATKLAFVHPITGEALTFTTEPPADYLAARQALQEVAA, encoded by the coding sequence GTGAACACGCCCGTCGACGTCGACGAAGAAGAAGACGGCGGCGAGCTGCTGACCGTCGTGGTAGACGACGCGGGTGCCGGGCAGCGACTCGACGCGGTCATCGCCGCCACCACGGTGCTCTCGCGCGTCGCGGCGCAGCGCCTGATTGAAGAAGGACGGGTCGAGCTGGACGGCATGGTCGTTACCAAGCAGGCCACTAAGCCGAAGCTTGGGCAGGCAATTCTAATCCAGGTGCCCGCCGCGGCGCCAACCGAGATTCTCGCCGAGGCGTTGCCGCTTACCATCTTGTTTGAAGATGAGCATCTCATCGTCATCGACAAGGCCGCGGGCATGGTGGTGCATCCCGCGCCAGGACATATTTCGGGCACGTTGGTAAACGCCTTGCTGCATCATTGCCACGATCTCAGCGGCATCGGCGGCGAGCTGCGCCCGGGCATCGTGCACCGCCTCGACAAGGACACCAGCGGCGTCATGGTCGCTAGCAAGCATGATGCGGTGCACATTGCCTTGTCCGAGTTGTTTGCCCACAAAAATCTAACCCGCGAATATCTGGCGCTATGTGCGCCCGCACCCAAACTCGCCCGGGGCCGCATCGAAACGCTTTACGGCCGGCATCACGGCGATCGCAAGCGCTTTACCTCGAAGGTCAAGGTTGGCAAGACCGCGGTGACCAACTACGAGGTCGAGGCCCGTTATCCCATCGGCGCGGCGCAGGTGCGCTGCAAGCTCGACACCGGACGCACCCACCAAATTCGCGTCCACCTCACGGAATTTGGCTCGCCGCTCCTGGGCGACCCGGTGTACGGCAACCAGCCCAAGCACCCGGGCCTGCGTGCCATTGGCCAGGCGCTGGGGCGGCAGGCCTTGCACGCCACCAAGCTTGCGTTTGTGCACCCCATCACCGGTGAAGCGCTGACCTTTACCACCGAACCGCCCGCGGATTATTTGGCGGCGCGGCAGGCGCTGCAAGAGGTGGCTGCGTGA
- a CDS encoding helix-turn-helix domain-containing protein, with protein MSASAGPKIVAFGGGKGGIGKSLAAANVAMNLAAMGKDVVLVDAAFGGPTLHAFTGVAKLARSLGDYVRAPSVEVLAGSRCATPLPTMTLISAAGDRDSVRMPATGLASKFIGDLRQLECEWVVLDLASGCAPFTLELFIRADIPVALAIPDQASVEQLFTFLRAAFTQRLAMMSISASLPSNDLAAPLDLYLHALGDKQVTAHALGQAMLGFVPHLVVNSARSKADMELGRAVASAGHRRLGLPIDYLANLEYDEAVWAATRRRRPVILEFPESRAAKGFEKTARSLLTVRPPRLDGAVLPSDNHYDLLEVHPTASFEDIRRANRRMRDIYSPDSIAIAGLYDPATLEAAHRRFDLAYTTLMDAVRRREYDLALYPDGPPSQLGAPLLTPHSIPSTTAAPPRHIRETRPPMPPLAADTSFDGALLKHIREAFGLTLRELSERSKIGMQYLEALEADAFDKLPAPVYVKGFLGEYARLFGLDAARVRATYVGRLEPAAAEAE; from the coding sequence GTGAGCGCATCCGCCGGGCCCAAAATCGTCGCATTTGGCGGCGGCAAAGGCGGTATTGGCAAGAGCCTCGCGGCCGCCAACGTCGCGATGAATTTGGCGGCCATGGGCAAGGATGTCGTGCTCGTCGATGCGGCGTTTGGCGGACCTACGCTGCATGCCTTTACCGGCGTCGCCAAGCTCGCGCGATCGCTGGGCGACTACGTGCGCGCCCCATCGGTGGAGGTGCTGGCCGGCTCGCGCTGTGCGACGCCGCTGCCGACGATGACGCTCATCTCGGCCGCCGGCGATCGCGACAGCGTCCGCATGCCCGCCACCGGCCTCGCGAGCAAATTTATCGGCGACCTGCGCCAACTTGAATGTGAATGGGTGGTCCTTGATCTAGCGTCGGGGTGTGCGCCGTTCACGCTCGAACTTTTTATTCGCGCCGATATTCCGGTGGCGCTGGCGATTCCGGATCAGGCCTCGGTCGAGCAGCTCTTCACGTTCTTGCGGGCGGCGTTCACGCAGCGCCTGGCCATGATGTCGATCTCCGCCTCGCTGCCCAGCAATGACTTGGCGGCGCCGCTCGATCTGTATTTGCATGCGCTGGGGGACAAGCAGGTCACGGCGCATGCGCTGGGCCAGGCAATGCTTGGGTTCGTGCCGCACTTAGTCGTCAATTCGGCGCGCTCCAAGGCCGACATGGAGCTCGGTCGCGCGGTGGCCTCGGCGGGGCATCGTCGCCTTGGGCTGCCCATCGACTACCTCGCCAATCTCGAATACGACGAAGCGGTGTGGGCCGCGACGCGTCGTCGCCGTCCCGTCATTCTTGAGTTTCCAGAGTCGCGCGCCGCCAAGGGCTTTGAGAAAACCGCGCGCTCGCTCCTCACCGTACGACCGCCGCGCCTCGATGGTGCCGTGCTGCCAAGTGACAACCACTACGATCTGCTCGAGGTCCACCCGACCGCAAGCTTTGAGGATATCCGCCGCGCCAATCGCCGCATGCGCGACATCTACTCGCCCGACTCCATCGCGATCGCCGGCCTCTACGATCCCGCGACGCTTGAGGCGGCACACCGCCGGTTTGATCTCGCTTACACAACGCTGATGGATGCCGTGCGGCGCCGCGAGTACGATTTAGCGCTGTATCCCGACGGGCCGCCGTCCCAACTTGGCGCGCCCCTGCTCACGCCGCATTCGATCCCATCCACCACGGCGGCGCCGCCGCGGCATATCCGCGAAACCAGGCCACCCATGCCGCCGCTTGCGGCCGACACGAGCTTTGATGGGGCCTTGCTCAAACACATCCGCGAGGCCTTTGGCCTCACGCTGCGCGAGCTGTCGGAGCGCTCTAAAATCGGCATGCAATATCTTGAAGCGCTGGAGGCTGATGCCTTCGATAAGTTGCCGGCGCCGGTGTACGTCAAGGGTTTCCTTGGCGAGTACGCGCGGCTCTTTGGCCTCGACGCGGCGCGGGTGCGCGCCACTTATGTTGGTCGCCTCGAGCCAGCGGCCGCCGAGGCCGAGTAA
- a CDS encoding sigma-54-dependent Fis family transcriptional regulator, whose product MSDAVKILVADDEPNLRRVLTALLKRDGHEVHQAADGDAAIAMLGDVDVVISDLRMPSRGGMDVLAACSKQHPHVPVILMTAYGSVAQAVEAMKVGAFDYVEKPFDTEQIRVVVGKAVAHARLARGHVRTVISGANASRGIGRYGLVGTSAEIGAVYDIIERVADTPSTVLITGESGTGKELVARALHESSGRAKGPFIKINCAAIPKNLMESELFGYERGAFTGATTAKPGRFELAHEGTLFLDEIGEIPVEMQVKLLRAIQESEFERVGGLKTIKVDVRLVTATNRELDQEIARGNFREDLFYRLNVVPLHLAPLRQRRSDLTLLVPHIIDKFNERLKKSVRGVTDAAMATLTAYHWPGNIRELENVLERTMLFCNGDEIDAADLPAEVTAHEQHAVPVPLPHEHASGELSGDASLKDFVRAEAARVEREFIGKALEETGGNVTQAAKLLRISRKSLQLKMKDLGLRIRDTTGE is encoded by the coding sequence ATGAGCGACGCCGTCAAGATCCTCGTCGCCGACGACGAACCCAATTTGCGGCGGGTGCTCACCGCGCTGCTCAAGCGCGATGGCCACGAGGTGCACCAAGCCGCCGATGGCGACGCGGCAATTGCCATGCTCGGTGACGTCGATGTCGTCATCAGCGATTTGCGCATGCCAAGCCGCGGCGGCATGGACGTGCTGGCCGCGTGCAGCAAGCAACACCCGCACGTCCCCGTGATCTTGATGACCGCCTACGGCTCGGTCGCGCAGGCGGTGGAGGCGATGAAGGTCGGGGCGTTTGACTATGTCGAAAAGCCCTTCGACACCGAGCAAATTCGCGTCGTCGTCGGCAAGGCGGTGGCTCATGCAAGGCTCGCGCGCGGCCACGTTCGCACCGTCATCTCCGGTGCCAACGCAAGCCGCGGCATCGGTCGCTATGGCCTGGTCGGCACCAGCGCCGAGATAGGCGCCGTCTACGACATCATTGAGCGCGTCGCCGATACGCCGTCGACCGTGCTCATTACCGGCGAGTCCGGCACCGGCAAGGAGCTGGTAGCGCGCGCGCTGCATGAAAGCTCAGGCCGCGCCAAGGGGCCGTTTATCAAGATCAACTGCGCCGCCATTCCTAAGAATCTCATGGAGTCCGAGTTGTTTGGCTATGAGCGCGGCGCCTTCACCGGCGCAACCACCGCCAAGCCGGGGCGCTTCGAGCTGGCCCACGAGGGCACGTTGTTTCTCGACGAAATTGGCGAAATCCCGGTGGAGATGCAGGTCAAGCTGCTGCGCGCCATCCAAGAAAGCGAATTTGAGCGCGTGGGCGGCCTCAAAACCATTAAGGTCGACGTACGGCTGGTCACCGCGACCAATCGCGAGCTCGACCAAGAAATCGCGCGCGGCAATTTTCGCGAAGATCTCTTCTACCGGCTTAACGTGGTGCCCCTGCACTTGGCACCCTTGCGTCAGCGCCGCAGCGACCTCACGCTGCTAGTGCCCCACATCATTGACAAGTTCAACGAACGCCTCAAGAAGAGCGTGCGCGGCGTCACCGACGCGGCGATGGCGACGTTGACCGCCTACCACTGGCCCGGCAATATCCGCGAACTCGAAAACGTGCTCGAGCGGACCATGTTGTTTTGCAACGGCGATGAGATTGACGCCGCCGACTTGCCCGCCGAGGTTACCGCGCACGAGCAACATGCCGTGCCGGTGCCCCTGCCGCATGAGCATGCCAGCGGCGAGCTTTCGGGTGATGCGTCGCTCAAGGATTTTGTCCGCGCCGAGGCCGCCCGCGTCGAGCGAGAATTTATTGGCAAGGCGCTCGAAGAAACGGGCGGCAACGTCACCCAAGCCGCGAAACTTTTGCGCATCAGCCGCAAGAGTTTGCAGCTCAAAATGAAAGATTTGGGCCTGCGAATTCGCGACACAACTGGCGAATAG
- a CDS encoding mechanosensitive ion channel family protein: MPWFDAFIHAAVALHTYELLAFFAATMVIGRLSPASNKETVRLLAGITLVHVAAVALAIWQGSHAPERTLGFVALALSSSGIAIAIIASVFRLLLPRFGIYPPRILVDIIMAVAIAVMLVYTSKRAGFSVTGLITTSAVITAVIGFALQDTLGNIMGGLALQMDASVAVGDWISMGPGQPQGRVVEIRWRYVAIETRAWETIIIPNSMLMKSQVTVLGKRVGQPVKLRRQIDFQVDFRTPPGTVIDAVSRALLVDPVPNMATEPAPHVLLIAIRDSFAQYCVRYWITDLASDDPPDSDVRVRVLYALARAEIAPAIPAQALSLSQDTDERVAARQAAGYAERLAVLQRTEIFSKLEAPILEQLARDLRPAAFVRGEAIAREGEIDDGLFMIVSGRAVVRIGAKGKARDVATLVPGQFFGEMSLMTGEPRSASVIALENLDCYRLRRESFERIIRDHPSIAELIAELFADRKVALDAARDGLVGEQKARRASTKSDFLGRIRDFFAIHDEP; this comes from the coding sequence ATGCCGTGGTTTGATGCGTTTATTCATGCGGCCGTTGCGTTGCACACGTATGAGCTCTTGGCGTTTTTCGCCGCAACGATGGTGATCGGGCGCCTCTCGCCAGCAAGCAACAAGGAAACCGTGCGCCTGCTAGCGGGTATTACGCTGGTGCATGTCGCCGCGGTGGCGCTCGCGATCTGGCAAGGCAGCCATGCCCCCGAGCGCACGCTTGGCTTCGTCGCGCTGGCGCTATCATCCAGCGGCATCGCGATCGCGATCATCGCGTCGGTTTTTCGCTTGCTGCTGCCGCGCTTTGGCATTTACCCACCGCGCATCTTGGTCGACATCATCATGGCCGTCGCGATCGCGGTCATGTTGGTCTATACCAGCAAGCGCGCCGGGTTTTCGGTCACCGGCCTCATCACCACCAGCGCGGTGATAACCGCGGTGATCGGCTTTGCCCTGCAAGACACCCTCGGCAACATCATGGGCGGGCTGGCGCTGCAGATGGACGCCTCGGTGGCCGTGGGCGATTGGATTTCCATGGGGCCAGGCCAGCCGCAGGGCCGCGTGGTCGAAATCCGATGGCGCTATGTCGCGATCGAGACGCGCGCGTGGGAGACCATCATCATCCCCAACTCGATGTTGATGAAGAGCCAGGTCACCGTGCTCGGCAAACGCGTCGGGCAACCGGTGAAGCTGCGGCGTCAGATCGACTTCCAAGTAGATTTTCGCACCCCGCCCGGCACGGTGATCGATGCGGTGAGCCGCGCGCTGCTAGTGGACCCTGTACCAAACATGGCGACCGAGCCGGCGCCCCATGTCTTGCTGATCGCGATTCGCGATAGCTTTGCCCAGTATTGCGTGCGCTATTGGATCACGGACCTCGCGAGCGACGACCCACCCGATAGCGACGTGCGCGTGCGCGTGCTTTATGCCCTCGCTCGAGCCGAGATCGCCCCGGCGATTCCCGCGCAAGCGCTGTCGCTCAGCCAGGACACCGACGAGCGCGTGGCTGCGCGGCAGGCAGCGGGCTATGCCGAGCGGCTCGCGGTGCTGCAGCGCACCGAGATCTTTTCCAAGCTCGAGGCCCCCATCCTTGAGCAGCTTGCGCGTGACCTGCGACCCGCGGCGTTTGTTCGCGGCGAGGCGATCGCGCGCGAAGGCGAAATCGACGATGGCCTATTTATGATCGTCTCGGGGCGCGCGGTGGTGCGCATCGGCGCCAAGGGCAAGGCACGCGACGTGGCGACGCTGGTGCCTGGGCAGTTTTTTGGCGAGATGTCGCTGATGACCGGCGAGCCGCGTTCGGCCTCGGTAATTGCGCTGGAAAATCTCGACTGCTACCGGCTGCGGCGCGAGAGCTTCGAGCGGATCATTCGCGATCACCCCAGCATCGCGGAGCTGATCGCCGAGCTGTTTGCCGACCGCAAGGTGGCGCTCGATGCCGCGCGCGATGGCCTCGTGGGCGAACAAAAAGCGCGCCGCGCCTCCACCAAGAGCGATTTTCTTGGCCGCATTCGCGATTTCTTTGCTATCCACGACGAGCCGTAG
- a CDS encoding YkgJ family cysteine cluster protein has translation MRTITQRYRDPLSEIWLRASAALGLTVVRTSDAYAATDGAGTLRLAIDAELDADDSLGQMIFHEICHWLVQGDDAHRRADWGLNNESETDFWREHACLRLQAVLTRRFGLAALFAPTTDFRETFWKGLPADVLADRQDMSVRLAIEGLARADKAPFAVPLMAALRATQALATAVNSVGVANDPDSMWSGVTPAEEIAAHPAFVDGPTTVTLHPNHASPALRCGGCAWRYEGGPGRKATRCRQADGNKIDDAWAACERFEAALPCQQCGACCRAAYGAVYVGKRDPFVRKHPSLIVKSELAWEIKRDGDHCAALQGGNLDQAAAQAGLRRETDVACIVYDDRPATCRAFTAGSDHCLTARRRLGFSL, from the coding sequence GTGCGCACGATTACCCAACGTTACCGCGACCCACTAAGCGAGATTTGGCTGCGCGCGTCCGCAGCGCTCGGCCTGACCGTGGTGCGCACGTCGGACGCCTATGCCGCCACCGATGGCGCCGGCACGCTACGTTTAGCGATCGACGCCGAGCTCGACGCCGACGACAGCCTGGGGCAGATGATCTTTCACGAAATCTGTCACTGGTTGGTGCAGGGCGATGACGCCCACCGCCGCGCCGACTGGGGCCTGAATAACGAAAGCGAAACCGATTTCTGGCGCGAGCACGCCTGCCTGCGCCTGCAAGCGGTGCTAACCCGCCGCTTTGGCCTCGCCGCGCTGTTTGCGCCGACCACGGATTTTCGCGAGACGTTTTGGAAGGGCCTGCCGGCTGATGTCTTGGCTGATCGGCAAGATATGTCGGTGCGCCTGGCCATTGAAGGCTTGGCGCGCGCCGACAAGGCGCCGTTTGCGGTGCCGCTGATGGCGGCGCTACGCGCGACGCAGGCCTTGGCGACGGCGGTCAACAGCGTGGGCGTCGCCAACGACCCGGACTCGATGTGGAGCGGCGTGACGCCGGCCGAGGAGATTGCCGCGCATCCCGCGTTTGTCGACGGTCCAACCACGGTCACGCTTCATCCTAACCACGCATCGCCGGCGCTGCGCTGCGGTGGCTGCGCGTGGCGCTACGAGGGCGGCCCCGGCCGCAAGGCGACGCGCTGTCGCCAAGCTGATGGCAACAAGATCGACGACGCGTGGGCGGCCTGCGAACGCTTCGAAGCCGCCCTGCCCTGCCAACAATGCGGCGCCTGTTGTCGCGCGGCGTACGGCGCCGTCTATGTCGGCAAGCGCGATCCATTCGTGCGCAAGCACCCGAGCCTCATCGTCAAGAGCGAGCTTGCGTGGGAAATTAAGCGCGACGGCGACCATTGCGCCGCGCTGCAGGGCGGCAATCTCGATCAGGCTGCCGCTCAGGCCGGCCTCCGTCGCGAAACCGACGTTGCCTGCATCGTCTACGACGATCGCCCCGCCACCTGCCGCGCCTTTACCGCCGGCTCCGACCACTGCCTCACCGCCCGCCGCCGCCTCGGCTTTTCGCTGTAG
- a CDS encoding Fic family protein: MRESSALSRREQLRHDGPYRAAIVPLIAKVRPLLPSELVTLVETASAEVARFDEQMGGELAPFSSILLRSESAASSRIENLTASARAIAEAELGTSGRKHAAEIVANTRTMTAALALADDIRASSILAMHHALMHASDPVSAGRWRTEQVWIGGGHAGPHLATFVPPQHARVASAIDDLVAFIRRDDLPVLAHAALAHAQFETIHPFTDGNGRTGRALVQAMLRHGRLTRSVTVPVSAGLLANTQAYFDALTKYRAGDPGAIVRLFAHAAFRAVDNGRSLVTELRRLRAQWQQTVHARRDSSAWRVADLLLRRPVVNARLVADELELAVGNVHRYVKPLLDGGVLIESSDAKRNQVWRAPDVLAALDAFAARTGRRTP, encoded by the coding sequence ATGCGTGAATCTTCGGCGCTATCTCGCCGCGAGCAGCTAAGGCATGACGGCCCATACAGGGCCGCGATTGTGCCGCTGATTGCGAAGGTTCGGCCGCTATTGCCCAGTGAACTCGTGACCCTGGTCGAAACGGCATCGGCTGAGGTTGCACGGTTCGATGAACAGATGGGTGGCGAACTCGCGCCGTTCTCGTCTATCTTGCTACGCAGCGAATCTGCGGCGAGTTCGCGCATCGAAAATCTAACCGCTTCGGCGCGAGCCATTGCCGAGGCAGAGCTAGGTACGTCTGGCCGCAAGCACGCGGCGGAAATTGTAGCGAATACCCGCACGATGACGGCGGCGTTGGCGCTGGCAGACGATATTCGTGCCTCCTCGATTTTGGCGATGCATCACGCCTTGATGCACGCGTCCGATCCAGTCAGCGCCGGGCGGTGGCGCACCGAACAGGTATGGATCGGTGGTGGGCACGCAGGGCCACATCTAGCGACGTTTGTCCCCCCACAGCACGCCCGCGTCGCCTCGGCGATCGATGACTTGGTGGCGTTTATTAGGCGCGACGATCTGCCGGTGCTTGCACACGCGGCGCTGGCGCATGCACAGTTTGAAACGATTCATCCCTTCACCGATGGCAACGGGCGCACTGGCCGAGCCTTGGTGCAGGCGATGCTGCGACACGGGCGACTTACCCGCAGCGTTACGGTGCCGGTTTCGGCGGGCTTGCTGGCTAATACTCAGGCCTACTTTGATGCCCTGACCAAGTATCGCGCAGGCGATCCGGGCGCGATCGTCAGGCTGTTCGCGCATGCCGCGTTCCGCGCCGTCGACAATGGACGCTCGCTCGTCACCGAACTGCGAAGGCTGCGCGCGCAGTGGCAGCAAACGGTGCACGCGCGCCGCGATTCGTCGGCGTGGCGCGTAGCTGACCTGCTCCTGCGCCGCCCCGTCGTCAACGCCCGCCTTGTTGCAGATGAACTCGAACTCGCCGTGGGCAACGTGCACCGCTATGTCAAACCGCTACTCGATGGTGGCGTCCTCATTGAATCAAGTGATGCTAAACGCAACCAAGTGTGGCGCGCGCCCGACGTGCTCGCCGCCCTCGATGCGTTTGCCGCGCGTACGGGCAGGCGCACGCCATGA